The Pseudomonadota bacterium region CACATCGCTGAGCGTATTGGTTGTCGCAATGTTAGCCGCGTAGACCATCACGACTTCTTGTGCAGAGGCGGTGGCGGTGAGAATCAGCGCAGCGGCGGTGCAGGCGATGGTCGTTATGTTTTTGGTGACAGAATGCATTGTGGTTTCCTCGTTTGTGGTGTGTGTACTGTCACTATTGCAATGGGCATGCCAAAACCCGAATAGACCGAATTTACAACGAGTTAATCCAAATTGAAGAACGAACCACAGCGTGAATCCGTCCGCGTCGGACAGATTGGGTGTCCGTTTATAAGGACGCGGACACCCAGCGGGATCGACATGAATGGGCGTCGTTGATCAGTTTTTCGACGCTGAGCCACCGGCAATGCTCGTAGTGGACGAACACGCCGACTCTGGGCGTGTGTTGCGCCTCGCGCGCATCCGATGACGGAGTCCCGTTTTGCTACCTATGGTCAGAGGGCGTTATGACGTTCATCGATGACCCCGTATCACGCGGAATACCGATACGCAGCCCTTTAGTCCCCGATCGGCTTGTTCGCGTCAATGGCTATCGATTGCGTTTGGCTCGTGCGCGCTGTCGCATTTTCTTCAGTGCGCGTTGTCGTTGCTCCGGCGAGAGCTCGCGAAAGCGCTTGCGCAGCCGTTGGCGTTGCTCCGGAGAGAGTCTCTGGAACTGTCTATAACGCTCACGCATCTCACGGCGCTGCTCAGGCGACAGCTCGCGAAACGCTTCGAGCCGATCAAGCAAACGCTGTTTGCGCTCCGGCGACAGACTCTGCCAGCGCTCAAACCGGTTTGCCATCACTCCTCGCTGTTCGGTGTCCATACCAAGCCATCGCTCAGCGCCCAGCGCCAGACGCTGACGTCTGGCTTCGGGGATCTCATCCCAGGATTGAGCATAGCGCGCCAGTACGTCCTGTTGCGCGTCGGACAATTCATCCCAGGTTTGTGCCTGGCTGGTGACCGAAAGGGTCGCGATGATTACGGCTACGATCAGCCGGGTCAGGGTTTTCATAATTTTTCCTCGGCAGAATGGGTTTCAAGCTCGTCACTGGCGGCCACGGATTCGATATCGTCCGGACCGTTCTCCAGGGTAAGTGGATCAACCCACTCACCGTCGTCGTCTACCAGCTGTGCCAGGTATTCAAGAAAGTCATCGGATGGCAGCGATTCATCGGCCATCGCCGAGCCGCCCAGCATAGCCGCCATCACGCCAGCTGTTGCCCAAGGCTTCCATTTAGCTGCCATCGGCAAGGTCCTCGTCGAGCTCGATCATCCAGGCTAAAAACTCTATGTCATCAAGCATGTCCATTTCGGAGGCCGCCGCGAGCTCGCCCTCTTCCCATGCCGGCATCGCGGACGGGCCGCTCTGCTGAGTCAGTACCGCCGCCAACGCGATCGCTGCCGCCGCGCCCATTGGTACCACCCACCGCGGATTGAGCCAAGACGAGACACCGATGTCACGATTTTCCAGACTGTCTACCGCCGCTGCACGTGCGAGCCGAAGGCGGCGCTGCACATCGTCGGGCAGCGCGTGATCGCGAAGGCTGGCCCGCGCGCGCCGACCCAATTCGGCGTCATCCAATGTCGATTTGTCTGTCATGTCCAATGATCCTGCAGT contains the following coding sequences:
- a CDS encoding DUF3106 domain-containing protein; amino-acid sequence: MKTLTRLIVAVIIATLSVTSQAQTWDELSDAQQDVLARYAQSWDEIPEARRQRLALGAERWLGMDTEQRGVMANRFERWQSLSPERKQRLLDRLEAFRELSPEQRREMRERYRQFQRLSPEQRQRLRKRFRELSPEQRQRALKKMRQRARAKRNR